In Desulfobacter hydrogenophilus, the genomic stretch AAAAGGCAAATCCTTTTACTCGTCTTGACGATTTAAGCGACCCGGAAAAAATAAAATTCACAGCATCTCGATGGCACAGGCCATGGAGACCCCGCCGCCGCCGCAAAGCGTTGCAAGGCCTAAGCTCTTGCGTTTGTGTTTCATGGCATAGATCAACGTGGTCATGATCCGGGCGCCTGTGGAGCCGATAGGATGCCCTAAACCAATGCCGGACCCGTTGATATTGGTGATCTCCCGGTTAAGATTCAGCTCTTTTTCGCATCCCAGGTACTGGGCGGCAAAGGCTTCATTCACCTCAACCAGGTCAAAATCATTGATTGTAATGCCGGATTTTGCCATCAGGTTCTTGACCGCCGGAACCGGAGAAAGCCCCATGACAGAAGGATGGCAGGCTCCCATGCCTGTGGCTTTGATTTTTGCAATGGGAGTAAGCCCCAATTCTTTGGCTTTGTCTGCGGACATGATCACCATGCCCGTGGAACCGTCATTAATACCCGAAGCATTACCGGCAGTGACCTTTCCGGTTTTGGGAACAAATGCCGGGGGCAAGGCGGCAAGTTTTTCCAGGGTTATGCCGGGCCTGAAATGTTCGTCCTTGTCAAAGATGATGGGGTCTTTCTTACGCTGGGGCACTTCAACGGGAACGATTTCATCGGCAAAACTGCCGTCGTTGGTGGCCCGTTCCGCATTGTTATGGGAACGAAGCGCCACCTCGTCCATCTCCTCCCTGCTGATATCCAGAAGCTGGGCAACGAACTCCGCCGTATGGCCCATAATATATGGTTTGCCCAAAAAATTAGAGGCCGGGGCCTGGGTGGTGTCCACAGGAGAAGTTTCATCAAAGGGCAGAATATTTGAGCCACAATACAGAGAATGGATCAGGGCATCCACAAAATTGGCATCCTGGAGACGACATCCCCAGCGGGCTTTGGGCACGGCATAGGGGACGCCGGACATGTGCTCGGTACCGCCTGCCAGGATCACATTGGCCATGCCGGCCTGGATCATGGCCATACCGGACAGAACCGCTTCCATGCCTGAAATACACACCCGGTTGATGGTAACAGCAGGGACCGTGTCCGGAATACCCGCCATAAGCGCACCCACCCGGGCGGTGTTCAGGGTATCGTGGTGTTCCATACAGGTGCCGTAGCGAACGTCATCAATGATAGCAGAATCAATACCTGCCCGTTTAACAGCCTCTTTCATGGTAATGCCCGCAAGGTAGGCGCCGTTCAGGTCTCTTAATGTGCCGCCGAAAGCGCCGATGGCAGTGCGGCAGGCTGATACAATGACAACGTCTTTCATAAAATATCCTTTTTTCGGTTAAATAATTCTCCCCATTCGCTCATTTTAAATCTGAAAAAATTATTTTTGCATGGAGGGCTTGCAATCGTTAAGACTCATCATACTTTTGTGAAAAATTCAGCTGTCGTTTCCTTTTTTTATTTTAACTTAACGGTGCTAAAATAACGGATTCGACATCAAAAGATCAAGATATTTTCAACAACTGACCTCGTTATTTTCATTGAGTCTTGGTCCTGATTTTTGGACAGTAAAGGTGGTTAATTAGTTTGTAAAACACTTTAAAACGGATATAACGGCCATGGGCCGACCTGGTTTATAAATACCCAGGCACAGCCCACAACAAAGGTTGAAAGATCTGAGTAACTTACCCAGACTTTCATATAAAAAATAATTAACACGTAATCAGAGCCAAGAAAGATCAATACGTAATGGCCTTAGGCGATAAATTCAATTTCGGCCCGGCCTATATCCTGCGGACGGCTGGTTTCGCCAAAACGTTGCTCATTATGGTCTGAAAGGGGTCACTGATGATCCCGCGATCATCGGCGAAGATCTGAAGGACAACGAAGCCTATGGTCTATTTGGCGTGATCGGATTTAAAATGAATGATATGAGCGGTAACGATAAAGGTAGTGAGCTTTACTACGGCATGAAGTTCCAGATCAATTTCTAAAAAATCAGCCTTCGACGTAAAAAAACGTCGAGATAAAACTCAAAGCCCAGATCGGCATTCTTTTGCCGGTCGGGGCTCTTGCTACTTTAATAAATACCAAACTCATCGGCCCAGGCGGAAAACCGTTTTGCATGGCCCAAATTAAGTTTGGCAAGGGATTTTTCAATCTTTTGTCGGGTCATGACGTTATCTCGTTTCTTCGGGCTCTTTGAATAAAATTTATCTGCGCAACAGATGATTTTTTCTTCCAAGGTAACAGGCACCATGTCCCGGTGAGGCAGAGGCAAATCCGCTTCAATAATATTTTCAAGGGTGATGCCGGCTCCGGTATGACGTTCGGACACAAGACCAAATTGCCGGGGCAAACCCAACCCGTCTAAGAGTTCACGTCCAAGGTATCCGTGACACACATAAGGATATTTACCCGCACAGCCGATTTCCTGGGAACGGGTCTTAAAAATACCAATATCATGGAGCATGGCTGCTTTTTCTATGAAATCCATGTCCAGGTGCAGGTGGGCAAGGCCCTTTGCGATCTCCAGGCTTTTTGCGGCGACTTTTGTGCTATGTTCCACCAGAACAGCAAAAAGTTCTGAGTCAGAATCATAAAACTGACTGATGATTTTAAATGGGTCAATCGGCATAAAAATCTCAAAATCCTTCTGTTAGTTAGTGCCTGAACGGAAACCCGTATTTGGACGAAAAATTGTCCAGGTGCAAGGCGCAGAAAAATTTAAAACCGGAACAACCTCATGGTTGTGAGGATTTTACATTTTTTTGCAACGCCGCAGATGGGTGCTGTTTCGTTCAAATACTAGTTATTCAGGGAGCCGGACATCAGCACCCCCTCAATAAACGGATCAAGATCACCGTCCAGCACCCGGTCCACATCCCCGATTTCAAGGTCGATACGATGGTCTTTTACCATTCTGTAGGGATGCAGCACATAGGAGCGGATCTGGCTGCCCCAGGCATTGTCATCTTTGCCGTCATGCAGACTCTGCCTTTTTTGCTCCTGTTTCTGCTTTTCCAGCTGATAGAGCCGGGATTTAAGCACTTTCATGGCAATCTCCCTGTTCCGGTGCTGGGAAGATTCCTGCTGACACTGGACCACTACGCCCGAGGGAGCATGGGTGATACGTACAGCTGAACTGGTTTTGTTGACGTGCTGGCCGCCTGCCCCACTGGCCCGGTACACATCAATGCGCAGATCCCCTTCGTCAATGTCGATATTGATTTCGTCCTTGACCTCCGGATAGACAAAGACGGCAGCAAAAGAGGTTTGGCGTTTGCCGCTGGCATTGAAAGGGGAAATTCTTACCAGGCGGTGCACCCCGGATTCAGCTTTCATGAATCCGTAGCAGTTTGGGCCGGCAACATGGAGCGTTGCGCCCTTGATACCGGCTTCGTCTCCCTCCTGAAAATCAATGACCTGGCACTTGTACCCTTTTTTATCGATCCAGCGGGTATACATCCTGAACAGCATTTCCGCCCAGTCCTGGGAATCCGTTCCCCCGGCACCGGCATTGATGGAAACAATCGCGTCCCTGGCGTCGTCCTCTCCGTCAAGGGTAATCTCCAGGGAAAAACGCTTTACCTTTTTCTTCAACTGGGCCAGCATCTGAGCGGCTTCCTGCTCGGCCGCCTTGTCCGACTCCTCCCTTGCCAGTTCCAGCATCACCTCCACATCTTCAATTTCTGAAAATATGGCATTGCAGGTGTCAATAAGACCAGCGATGGCGGTGCGTTCTTTTAACATCTCGGTGGCTTTGTCCGCATCATTCCAGAAGTCCTCCCTGGCAATGAGCAGCTCAAGTTCCCGAAGCCGTTTTTCCTTTACAGGCAGGTCAAAGATACTCCTTAAGCCGGTTGGCTTTAGCAGTGATGGAAGAGATGATTTGTTTGTATTCTACACTCATTATAAAAGTCTCCTAATTTTTTTTCTCATGGGTTTTATCACACAAATCAGAAAGAATGCAACCAGGCAGGCTTTGGCGGCAAGGTCGCCGTGGCGGGTATAAAAGGATTTACCGGACATGACCGGGACCTGCCGGGTAAGGGCGCAGGTCGTAAAAATATCTGTTTTTTCCAAAATGGCACCGGAAGGATCAACGAATCCGGAAATGCCTGTGTTTGCCGCCCGGACCACACTGCGCCGGTTTTCAACAGCCCTGAACACGGCAATGGAAAAATGCTGAAGCGCAGCCTGGGTCCGACCGAACCAGGCATCATTGGTCATGGTGGTTAAAATATCTGCCCCATTGAGCACAAACTCTCTGGCAATATTGGGAAAAAGGATCTCAAAGCAGATTAATACCCCGGTTGTTCCCGTACCGAATTTTAACGGCACCACCCCGGTTTTCCCCTTTGAGAAATCACCGGCCCCGGCTGTCAGTTTTTGAGCAAACCAAAGCAGTTTTTTGAAAGGCACATACTCCCCAAAGGGCACCAGATGATGTTTGTCATAATAGCCTTTTGGCAGGGCAAGGGGGCTGAGCATGCAGGCTCGGTTGTAGTAGAGAAAACCCTGGTCCGAAGGCTGGGCCGCAGGGATGCCGATGAGAAAAAAGGTGCCTGCCTTTCTCACCAGGGCATCCACCCGGTTCGAGGGCACAGGATCCATGCCGTAGTAAAAGGGCACAGCCGTTTCCGGCCACACCACAAGATCGCAGGGGATCGCCTGGAGAGACAATCGGGAATACCGGTCTATAGTTTCAGTAATAAATGCTTTATCCCATTTCCGATCCTGGGAAATGTTGGCCTGGATAACCGAAATTTTCCGGGAAGGTGCGCCGTTGAGCTGTCCACGAATTTTTGCCAGTTCAAAATGGCCGTAAATAAAAGCGATACAAAGCAGCGCCATTCCAAGGCTTAAACCTGCCATATTTATTTTCCCAGGCCATGCCCTTTGGAAAAGGGCCTTAAAAGCTGTTACTATAATCCCGTTGGCAAGCACCAGTAGAAAGGAGATCCCTAAGACCCCGAAGGTGTCTGCCGTCTGGATCAAAATAAGGTTGGAATACTGGCTGTAACCCAGCACGCCCCAGGGAAAGCCGGAAAATAAATATGTCCTGATATATTCCAGGGCGACCCAGGCCACAGCCCCCCAAAATGGGACAAGGCCTTCAGGGACAGGTATCTTTTTCATCGCCAGGGCAAAAACGCCTGTATAAACGGACAAGTACAAAATCAGAAGCAACAGGCAGGACATGGCCGCTAAAGGGTTTAGGCCGCCGTATTTGCTCATGGTGGGACAAATCCAGTAAATCAGGGGCAGATAAAAACCGATCCCAGTGCCGATGCCTGTATAAAAGGCCTGCTTTGCATCCAGCCGGTCAATGGAAAGCCATAACGGGACCAGGGCAAAAAAGGCTACCGGATAAAAACCTGGCCCCGGGAATGCTGAAAAAAGCATTAGGCCGCTGGCCAATGCAGGAATAAGGGGTAATAAAGCGTTGTATATGGGTTTGAATTGCATTTTTGGTGACCTTAATTAAAAATTCTGGTATATTTATCAAATAATCCAAGCGCTCGTCAATTTTTGGAAGGCGGTGTTTTATGACCCAGGAGTATAATCGTACATCTTCTGATTCGCTTCTAATGCAACAGGACTGGCCTGACCAGGAGCCCCCTTGTTTTACGGGTTCAGATTTTTTTTCCCGGAAAAATATTAAAAACGTTTTAATCTACGCCCCTGTAGGTATCTGTATTCTTTACCACACCGGCATCTACTGGGCAAATCCCGCCTGTTACGCCATGACAGGCCACGAATATCTCAGCCTGGAAGGTAAATCCGCTCAAACCCTTTTCCCCACGAAGAAAGAATTTAAGCGTGTGTATAAAATATTTATCACAGACATTGACCGGACAGGATCAGCCATCGTTGACTCCCGGTTGTCACGGCTGGACGGTACCGCCTTTGACTGCCGCCTTCGGGCCTGCTGGCTGGACCCTGGTGACCATTCCCAGGGCCTGTTAGTCACAGTATCTGATATTACGGAAATCAAGTCCGGACAGATCAGAAAAAATCAGACCCGAAAAATGGAAGCGATTGGTGTGCTGGCCGGGGGCATTTCCCATGATTTTAACAATCTGCTCATGGCTATTCAGGGGCATTTATCCCTGATAGGGGTTAACGCAGACCGGCCGGAAAAAATCAGGGAGCATATCCGGCAGATGAACCGCCTGATTGAGGCGGCAGCTCAAATTACCGGTAATCTTTTAGGTTTTGCCGGCGGGGGCAAGTACCAGGTTGAACCCCTGGATATTAACCAGGTCGTGGATATCGCTCTCACTGTTCTCCAGCCGGGAAAAGAAAATATTGCCATTGAAAAAAAGCCGGCACCGAATCTTTACAAGGTAAGCGGGGACCGTTCCCAGCTTGAACAGGTGCTGCTCAATCTTCTGGTTAATGCTTCCCAGGCCATGGTGGATGGCGGCACACTTACCATAGAGACCCGGAATTTAACAATTAAGGATACCAACTTCTTTCATTTTGACGTGGCACCCGGTACTTACGTGGAAATTAGTATTCAGGATACCGGAATCGGCATGGATGAAGCCATTCAGAGAAAAATTTTTGACCCATTTTTCTCCACCAAAAGCCCCAAAGATATGAAAGGGCGGGGGTTAGGGCTGTCAACGGTGTTCGGCATTGTGAAAAATCACGGTGGATTTATCACCGTGGAGAGCAAAAAAGATGTCGGATCCCTATTCCGGGTAGCACTTCCCGGTTTGGCCCCCGGGGATGCTCAACGTATTGAAGAAGAGAGCGACGCCTTTGATCTGATGCCCAAAGGCGGGGAAACCGTTCTTATTGTGGATGACGAGAATGAAGTGCTCGAGGTGGGAGTAAGTCTTCTTGAAGCGTTAGGGTACCAGGCCCTCCAAGCCCGCAACGGTACGGAATGTCTGGACCTGGTAACAAAGCACCCGGACAAAATTGCGCTGGTCATTCTGGATCTGATCATGCCCATCATGGACGGCAAGGAGACGTTTGATCGGATTCGAAAACTGAATCCCGACATAAAGATACTTATTTCCAGCGGTGTCAGTATGGATGAAGAAATAAAGATGATGCTTCGTGACGGATGCCACGATTTTTTACAAAAGCCCTTTTCCATGGACAAATTTTCAAAGGTTATTCGCCGGATACTTGACAGATCTGCTTGATAACCATTTAATTTTTATAGTGCTTTACAACATTTCTGTCAGATGGTAATCTGATAAAATTGATTAAGGGACAGGTTAACAGCATTCAGGGTGAATCCCTTCCCATTATCAGGAGTATTTTATGGAACAAATAAAAATTCGATTTGGGAATCATATTGAAACACCGGCCACAGAAGAAAAATCTTTTGAAGAGATGTTTCAATCCGTTAATCCCATGTTTTGCTTTTCAAAACGGATCTGGAGACCCCAGATGGATATTTTTGAAACCAGGGATGAAATCATTATCCAGGCTGAAATAGCAGGTGTTTCCCAGGAGAACATGATTGTTGAACTGTCAGATAAGGCCGTAAAAATTTCCGGGGTACGTAAAAGCAGCCAACCTGATCCCACCGCCACCTACAGGCTTGCTGAAATACAATTCGGACGGTTTGAGCGGGTTCTGTATCTGCCCAGTGTCATTGACATGGAAAAAGTGTCTGCGTCATACGCCAACGGGTTTCTGGAATTAAAATTAGGAAAACAGCCCAAGATAAATTATTCTTCGAAACAAAAAATGCCCATTGATTTTTTATAACAACCATGGGATAGACCCAAGTCTATTGACGCCCGGGTATGAACCCCAAAAAAAAATGTAAAAACCCATGGATTAGGCGATTGTATACAAAAAGGAAAGCGAATGGATGAATTAAACCATCCCTCCGTCCCCATCACCACTGACGATATACCTGACGAACTACCCATTCTTCCCATAGTGGATACCAATCTGTTTCCCAAAATGGTGTTGCCCCTGGTTTTGATCCAGAAAGAGGCCATTAATCTGATTGACGATGCCATGTCCGGAAACCGTATGCTTGGCCTCCTGCTGTCCAAGCGTTCGGACATTGATTCCAGGCACACCGCCGACGACCTATGCCGCATTGGTACCGTCGCGGTAATTCTTAAAATGTCCAAGATGGAAGATGAAAAGGCCCAGCTGCTTATTCAGGGCCTGAACCGATTCAAAGTGGTAGAGTTCCTGGAAAACCGGGGTTATATGCATGCCGGCATTGCTGTTCTCAAAAGCCGTAACAACGAAAGGAACAAGGAAAACCGGGCACTGATGACCAACATTGTTGAACAGTACGAAAAGATCGTGGCGCTTTCGCCAGGTCTGCCTGCGGAAATAGGCCAGATGGTCAAGACCCTGCAGGAGCCCAGCGCACTTGCCGACATGGTCGCCTCCACCATCAATGCCCCTGTAAATGAAAAGCAAAAAGTCCTTGAGCTGATTGACGTGAATCGCCGTCTGAAAAAGGTCACCCGTATGGTCAATGATCAGCTTGATATTCTTGAAATGGGTTCTAAAATTCAAAATCAGGTCAGGGAAGACATGGACAAGCGCCAGCGCGAATATTACCTGCGCCAGCAGCTCAAAACGATTAAAGAGGAGCTTGGGGAAACCGATCAGGAATCCGTCGAAATCCGGGAATACAGAACCCTGATCAGGGATAATCCCATGCCCGAAGAGGCCACAAAAGAAGCACAGCGTGAACTGGAACGCCTTGCAAAGATGCACCCCTCATCCTCCGAATATGTCGTATCATCCACCTATCTTGACTGGCTGACCTCCCTGCCCTGGAATGAATATACCGAAAATAGGCTGGATATTGCCAGGGCCAGGAAAATTTTGGACCAGGACCATTACGGCCTTGAAAAGCCCAAAAAACGGATATTGGAATTTCTGGCCGTACGTAAACTCAAAAAAGACTCCAAAGGACCTATACTGTGCTTTGCCGGCCCCCCTGGTACGGGGAAAACGTCCCTGGGACAATCCATTGCCAGGGCCCTGGGCCGGGAATTTGTCCGCATTGCCCTGGGCGGTGTCAGAGATGAAGCTGAAATCCGGGGACATCGGCGAACCTATGTGGGGGCCATGCCGGGCCGGATCATCCAGCATTTAAGAACAGCCGGTAAAAAAAACCCCGTCTTCATGCTGGATGAAATTGATAAGGTCAGCTCCTCCTACCACGGAGATCCCTCATCCGCCCTGCTTGAGGTCCTTGATCCGGAGCAGAACCAAAATTTTGTTGACCACTACCTGGATGTACCCTTTGATTTGTCCGATGTCATGTTTTTGACCACAGCCAATGTGCTGCATACCATTCCACCACCCCTGCGGGACAGAATGGAGGTTCTGGAGCTTACCGGATACACCCAGGAAGAAAAGCTTAAAATTGCCACCCGGTATATTATCCCCAAACAGCGGGAGGCCAACGGCATCAATTCAGGCCAGATCAAAATAACCCCAGGCGCGGTCAAACAGATTATTTCCGGATATACCAGGGAATCAGGTTTACGCAACCTGGAACGTCAGATCGGCGCCATATGCCGGGGAGTTGCCGCTAAAATCGCCGAAGACCAGGTGGAAAATTTGACCATTGGCCGAAAGGAAGTTCCCGAATATTTAGGCCCCATCCAGAACATGCCTGATATGGCCACCCGGATTAAAACCCCAGGCGTGGCCGTGGGTCTTGCCTGGACCCCTGTGGGTGGTGAGGTGCTTTTTGTGGAAGCCGTGGCCATGAAAGGCGGCAAGGGCCTAACGCTCACCGGACAGCTTGGGGATATCATGAAGGAATCTGCGTCTACCGCGTTAAGCTTCATTCGATCCAATGCCGACCGACTGGCTGTGGATGACACCTTTTTTGATACCCATGATATCCACATTCATGTGCCTGAAGGATCCATCCCCAAGGATGGCCCCTCTGCCGGGGTGACCATGCTTACCACCCTTGCCTCCCTGCTCACCAAAAGAAAAGTAAAATCCCGGCTGGCCATGACCGGAGAAATTACCCTCAGGGGTGAGGTGCTGCCTGTGGGAGGCATCAAGGATAAAGTAATTGCGGCTCACAGGGCCGGAATCCGATCCTTGATTCTGCCGCTTTGGAATAAAAAAGATATGGAAGATGTTCCGGAGCATATTAAATCCACCATGACTTTCTATTTTACCGATAAAATGAAAGATGTTATTAAGACCGCCTTGGAATAAAAAAAAGGATATTCTGTATGAATTATACGATCCGGACATTAATGCCGGCCCTTATTTTCTGCCTTGCGGTTGCCGTTGCCGGATGCGGTGCCGGAAGCTATGATTCCGACCATAGCCGCTATGGGGATAAACGATACAGTGGAACCAAACCCACCCAGCGCCCCTATCGCATTGCAGGAAAACACTATTATCCCATGCCTTCGGCCAACGGATATGTGGAAAAAGGACGCGCCTCCTGGTATGGCAGAAAATTCCACGGACGAAAAACATCCAACGGCGAAACCTACAACATGAACGCCATGACCGCAGCTCACAAAACCCTTCCCATGAACACATGGGTCAGGGTTGAAAACCTGGACAACGGCAGAAAGATTACGGTGCGCATCAATGACCGGGGACCCTTTGTGGCCGGCAGAATCATAGATCTGTCATATAAGGCGGCCCGACACATTGGTATCGTCGGGCCCGGCACAGCCCGGGTACAGGTGACGGCCCTTGGAAAGGCCACGGCCTATTCCAAGAAAGACCACACCCCTGTGAACTTTAAACCCGTGGATTACTGGAAAGGCAATTTTACGGTGCAGGTGGGGGCATTCAAGGTGAGGCGTAATGCGGAAAGATATCGAATCAAATTGTCTAAGGACTATCTTAATGCCCATATTGTTCCCTATGTGGATGACCGGGGGCAATTTCACCGGGTGAGGATCGGTAAATTCAACAACCTCGATGATGCCGTGACGTTCAGCCAAAGACTTATGACCAGGGAAGGTTTTACGCACGCCTTTGCCGTAGCCGAGTAGCTAGTGTTTGAACCAAAAGTCACCCACCTGCGGCGTTACAAAAAAATTTGCAATCCTCACAACCATGAGGTTGCTCCGGTTACAAATTTTTCTGCGCCTTGCATATAGGCAACTTTTCATTCAAACACAGCAGCCAAGAGTTAGGAAAAAAGCTAAAAAGCAATGAAGGAATATACAGTTTTTCTGGACCGGGACGGTGTGATCAACCATGATTCCGACGCCTATATCAAAAATCCGGACGAATTCCATTTCATCTCCAAAAGCCCAGACGCCATTGCCCTTTTGAACGCCAAAGGGTTTCAAGTGATTCTGATCACCAATCAATCGGCCGTGGGCCGCGGCATGATATCCAGGCCGACCTTTGATGCCATTTTAAAAAAAATGACCCACGGGGTGGAACAGGCCGGTGGCCGGGTCAAGGATATATTTTTCTGCCCCCATACCCCGGATCAGGGGTGCGACTGTCGAAAACCCAAGCCCGGAATGATTCTTCAGGCCGTGGCATGCCATGGCATTGATGTGAAGAAAGCCTTTATGATAGGAGATTCCGCCAAAGATATTGAGTGCGGGAAAAATGCCGGGTGTGCCAAAACCATCCTGGTTAAGACCGGCAACGGAGAAAAGGCCCTGGCCGCTTTGACGAAAAAAGGCATTGCACCCGATTTTTTTGCCAAGGATCTTTACGAAGCCGCCTGCTGGATAACCGATAATTTTCCTTGCGGTAATATGGCTTCATGATTACCATCAGCGGAACCCTGTCCCGGATTACATTCCAGAACCCGGAAAATCATTACACCGTGTGCCGTGTGGCCGTGCCCAAAGTGGCCGATGCCATCACCGTGGTCGGTCATCTGCCCGGGGTGGCCCAGGGTGAACGACTCAAACTCAAAGGCACATGGAGCAGCCATCCCAAATATGGAGAGCAGTTTAAGGCTGAGGCCTTTGAAGTCACCCTGCCCTCCTCCATGGCAGGTATTCGAAAATACCTAAGCTCGGGTATTATTCCCGGTATTAACCAGGAGCTGGCCGACAGGATCGTGGATACCTTTGGAGAACAGACCCTGGAAATCATTGAAAATGAGCCGAACCGGCTTCTTGATGTATATGGGATCGGCAAAACCAAACAAAAAATGATTGAAACGGCCTGGAATACCCACCACGCCGTGCGACGGGTCATGGAGATGCTGCAGGGCACCCCCATTGATTCGGCCAAAGCCGCAGCCATCCTTAAAACATATGGGAACCACGCCCTGGAGGTGTTGACGCAAGATCCCTTTCGCATTGCCCGGGACATTCCTGGCATTGGGTTTGCCGCTGTGGATGAATTGGCCAGGCAGCTTGGCACGGAATGCCAGGCAGAAGAAAGGCTTAAAGCCTGTCTGTTCTGCCGCTTGGTGGACCTGGAACAGGACGGCCATGTGTTTGAAAAAAAAGAGGATCTGATCCGAACCTGTGCCCAAAGGGCGGGGGTGTCCGGGGAACAGCTTTTAGATGCGCTCGGGCATCTGGATGCGGATAACGAGATCGTACTTGAAAAGGACAGGGTATATCTTGCAGCGTTACATAAGGCTGAAGCCGGGATTTCCCGCCGGATCAAGGCGTTTTTATCGATGCCCAATCCTGATGTCCACGTTGACGAAGAGTCAATCCAGGGGCAGGTGCTTTCTTCCATGGCCGTTCAGTTGTCCCAGGAGCAGTTGGATGTGGTGACCCGGATTATGGGTCAGAAAGTTTCCATCATCACCGGCGGTCCAGGTACAGGGAAGACGACCCTGATAAAGGCATTGTGCGTTGTATTCAAAACGCTTCGTCTGAAGGTGATGCTTTCCGCCCCCACGGGGCGGGCTGCCCGGCGTCTATCCGAAGTGACCGGGCGGGGGGCCAAAACCCTTCACAAGCTTTTGGGCTTTAACCAGGACACGGATTCCTTTGAACATGATTTTACCAATCCTTTGGACCTGGACCTTCTGGTGGTGGATGAAGCGTCCATGGTGGACACCCAGCTCATGTATCGTCTGTGCGAGGCCCTGCCGGCCGGAGCGGGTCTAATTCTGGTGGGAGACACCTTTCAGTTGCCTTCTGTGGGGCCGGGTAATGTATTGTCAGATATTATTGATTCGGCACAGGTGGCGGTGTTTCCCTTGACCCGGATTTTCCGCCAGGCCCAAAAAAGCCCCATTGTCATGCATGCCCACAGTATCCGAAACGGGCAGATGCCGGACATCAAATCGGCAACCCCGGATCAGCCCTCCCAATTTTATTTTATTGAAACCAGCACACCGGCCCGTGTGGCTGACACCATCTGTGAACTGTGCGCCCAAAGAATTCCCAAGGCATTTCCCCACATCCGGGAAACCCAGGTGCTCACCCCCATGCACCGGGGAGAGGCCGGCACCATCAGCCTGAACCAGCGGCTGCAGGCGGTTTTAAATGATGCGCCCGGCGGTATTGAGTCCCATGGCCACACCTTTAAGAACGGTGATAAGGTCATGCACCTGAAAAACAATTATGACAAAGAGGTGTTCAACGGGGATATCGGCCGGGTGATAGAGGCGGACAAATCCACGGGCGAGGTGCTTGTGGATTACGAGGGCAGAATCGTTGCCTATGATCTGCCGGAACTGGATGAACTGACCCTGGCCTATGCGGTCTCGGTTCATAAATCCCAGGGCTCGGAATATGATGCAGTTATCATTGCCCTGACCACAGCCCATTTTCCGCTTCTGCAGAGAAATCTGCTGTATACGGCCATGACCCGTGGAAAGTTTCTTGTCATTATTGTGGGATCCACCCGGGCCTTTACAACGGCCTTTGACAATAACAGGACCGCTCTGCGACGGTCCGGACTGAAAGAGCGTCTCAAGGAAAACTTATGAAAAAATTATGGATCATTTTAATCTGCCTGGCTGTTGTCTGTGCTACCGGCCTGCCCATTGCCAACGG encodes the following:
- a CDS encoding ATP-dependent RecD-like DNA helicase, coding for MITISGTLSRITFQNPENHYTVCRVAVPKVADAITVVGHLPGVAQGERLKLKGTWSSHPKYGEQFKAEAFEVTLPSSMAGIRKYLSSGIIPGINQELADRIVDTFGEQTLEIIENEPNRLLDVYGIGKTKQKMIETAWNTHHAVRRVMEMLQGTPIDSAKAAAILKTYGNHALEVLTQDPFRIARDIPGIGFAAVDELARQLGTECQAEERLKACLFCRLVDLEQDGHVFEKKEDLIRTCAQRAGVSGEQLLDALGHLDADNEIVLEKDRVYLAALHKAEAGISRRIKAFLSMPNPDVHVDEESIQGQVLSSMAVQLSQEQLDVVTRIMGQKVSIITGGPGTGKTTLIKALCVVFKTLRLKVMLSAPTGRAARRLSEVTGRGAKTLHKLLGFNQDTDSFEHDFTNPLDLDLLVVDEASMVDTQLMYRLCEALPAGAGLILVGDTFQLPSVGPGNVLSDIIDSAQVAVFPLTRIFRQAQKSPIVMHAHSIRNGQMPDIKSATPDQPSQFYFIETSTPARVADTICELCAQRIPKAFPHIRETQVLTPMHRGEAGTISLNQRLQAVLNDAPGGIESHGHTFKNGDKVMHLKNNYDKEVFNGDIGRVIEADKSTGEVLVDYEGRIVAYDLPELDELTLAYAVSVHKSQGSEYDAVIIALTTAHFPLLQRNLLYTAMTRGKFLVIIVGSTRAFTTAFDNNRTALRRSGLKERLKENL